A section of the Mastomys coucha isolate ucsf_1 unplaced genomic scaffold, UCSF_Mcou_1 pScaffold15, whole genome shotgun sequence genome encodes:
- the Dhrs9 gene encoding dehydrogenase/reductase SDR family member 9, producing MLFWLLALLLLCAFLWNYKGQLKIADITDKYVFITGCDTGFGNLAARTFDNKGFRVIAACLTESGSAALKAKTSERLHTVLLDVTDPENVKKTAQWVKSHVGEKGLWGLINNAGVLGVLAPTDWLTVDDYREPIEVNLFGLIDVTLNMLPLVKKARGRVINVSSIGGRLAFGGGGYTPSKYAVEGFNDSLRRDMKAFGVHVSCIEPGLFKTELADPIKTTERKLAIWKDLSPDIKQQYGEGYIEKSLHKLRSNTSSVNLDLSLVVECMDHALTSLFPKTRYLAGKDAKTFWIPLSHMPAVLQDFLLLKQKVELANPKAV from the exons atgctgTTTTGGTTGTTGGCTCTCCTGCTCCTCTGCGCTTTTCTGTGGAACTATAAAGGGCAGCTGAAGATAGCAGACATCACTGACAAGTACGTTTTCATCACTGGATGTGACACAGGCTTTGGAAACTTAGCAGCCAGAACTTTTGATAATAAAGGCTTCCGTGTCATTGCTGCCTGCCTGACTGAATCAGGATCAGCTGCTTTGAAGGCCAAAACCTCAGAGAGACTTCACACAGTGCTTCTGGATGTCACCGACCCAGAGAATGTCAAGAAGACTGCCCAGTGGGTGAAGAGCCATGTAGGAGAAAAGG gtCTCTGGGGTCTGATCAATAATGCTGGTGTTCTTGGAGTGCTGGCTCCCACTGACTGGCTGACAGTAGATGACTACAGAGAACCCATTGAAGTTAACCTCTTTGGACTCATCGACGTGACACTGAATATGCTTCCGCTGGTCAAAAAAGCTCGAGGACGTGTTATTAATGTCTCCAGCATTGGAGGCCGGCTTGCATTTGGTGGAGGGGGCTACACTCCATCCAAATACGCAGTGGAAGGTTTCAATGACAGCCTAAG GCGGGACATGAAAGCTTTTGGTGTTCATGTCTCCTGCATTGAACCAGGGCTGTTCAAGACAGAGCTGGCAGATCCAATCAAGACAACCGAAAGAAAACTTGCTATTTGGAAAGATCTGTCTCCAGACATCAAACAACAATATGGagagggctacatagaaaaaa GTCTACACAAACTGAGAAGCAATACCTCCTCGGTGAACTTGGACCTCTCTCTAGTGGTAGAGTGCATGGACCACGCTCTAACAAGTCTCTTCCCCAAGACTCGGTACCTTGCTGGGAAGGATGCCAAGACATTTTGGATACCTCTGTCTCACATGCCAGCAGTTTTACAAGACTTTTTATTGTTGAAACAGAAAGTAGAGCTGGCAAATCCCAAAGCTGTGTGA